In Bogoriella caseilytica, the genomic window GCAGTCCGCGGGGATCCGGTTGGCGATGCGCACTGATGCCACCCGGATGCGGCTCCGGGTGGCGGCGATGAAGATGGTGGAGAACCCCGAGCTGCCGCTACCGGAAGCCTGGTACGACGTCACCGTCGAGGGGCAGGTGATCGCCTCGGCGAGCTCTGACGTGGGCTCGCGCTACCTCTTCTCCTTCGAGAGCTCGATTGAGGGGATCGTTCCCGGGCCCGACTCCGAGCTGGAGTTCGAGCTCCCCGGAGGCGGCGAACGGGAGCTGGAGATCTGGCTGCCGTACACCGACGAAGTGGAGGTGCTGGGGCTGTGGGCGGACCGCTCGGTACTAACGCCTGAGCCGAGCGGGCGGTTGCGTTGGCTACACCATGGCAGCTCGATCAGCCATGGCTACAACTCGTCGCGGACAACCACGACGTGGCCGGTCGTGGCGGCGCGGCTCCTCGGGCTCGACCTCACGAGCTTCGGCTTCTCGGGAAACGCGATGCTCGACCAGATGACCGCCCGCACCATCCGTGACACTCCCGCCGACCTCATCACGCTGAAGCTGGGGATCAACGTCGTCAACGGTGATGCCATGCGGCTGCGGGTCTTCCGCGCGGCGGTCCAGGGATTCCTCGACACCATCCGCGACGGCCACCCCACCACCCCCGTGGTGGTGATCTCGCCCGTGTGCTGCCCGCCGGTGGAGTCGTGTCCGGGGCCAACGGTCTTTGAGGAGGGCCGGGAGCCGCAGTGGGTCACCACCGCCGGTCGGCCGGAGGAGATCGCAGCCGGCAAGCTGAGCCTCGGCGTCATCCGGGAGGAGCTGGCCGCCATCGTCGAGGCACGCCAGGTTGAGGACCCGTTCCTGGGCTACCTGGACGGGTCGCGGCTCTATGGTCCCGAGGACGCCGTGCGCCTCCCCATGCCCGACAACCTCCACCCCGACGATGCCGTCGCTGAGCTCATCGCGACGCGATTCGCGGAGCTGGTGCGCTGGCCGGGCGCAGAGGAGCCGGCTCAGGCGTAGGTGATCTCGATGAGGTGCGGCACGTAGACCTCCGAGTCGATGAAGGTCATGTAGGTCACCTTGCCGCTCTCGCGCGCGAACTCCGGGTGTTCCTTGCCGGCGTTGAAGAGCGACTTCTCGTTGGTCTTCTCCGGCCGGTAGACGACCTCGGGCTCGCTCCACGGTCCCCACATCTGCGGCGCGGTGCGGATGACGAGGATGTTCTCGCGGCGGTAGGTGGTGAGCGAGACGTAACAGCCGAGGTGGTCGTTCCAGGCGGCGGACATCTCGTTGGGAACGTTGTCGAAGAGGGGCGCGCTGGGCGCCCAAGCCTTGGACCACTCGGGCTCGGAGTCGGGCTGCTCCACTGTCGGCGCTGCCACGAGGTACTCGTAGGCGTCGAGGTGCTCGAGCTCGTCGGGGCGGACGCGCGCCAGGTACATCACGCCACTGGACTTCTCCTCCGGCTGGACGGATCCCCAGAGGTAGAGCCAGCCGTCGGCCTCCTGGATGAAGACGCCGAAACCTGGCTCGTCACCCTTCCAGAACTCACGAGTTCCGTCGGGCGCGACGAGGCGCTCGAAGTGGAAGTCAGCGCCGGCCCTGGCGATGCCCATGCCGTCGAGCTGGAAGGTTTCGAAGACGTCGAGCTTCTGGTCCATGGTGATGCGGTGGTAGTAGAGGTAGAGGTTGCCTCGCTGGTGGGTGCCGTGGATCGCCCACAGGCGCTGGGTGGATCTGTGCTCGGGCGGTTCGAACCGGATGAGCTGCCGCGCGCGCGTGCCGTCCGGCCCGGTGAGGTAGGTGAACTGCTTGATGCCCTCTGAGATGTCGTGTTTGGGCACGATGGCACCGGTGTTCGACAGCACCTCGGTCAGCGGCATGTGGCGAACGGTGTCGAAAGGTCCCTCGAGCGTGTCGCCGAAGATCCAGAACGTCCGGTCATCGGGCAGTTCCACGGAGGTGACGGCGTCCTGCCCGGAGATATCGACGTCGTTGTCGAGGAATTGCGTACCCAGGTCGCGGACGCCGGCCACCAGGGGGCTGTCTGGGAGAGCCATGCTTGACGGTAGCAGTTCAGTAGGGCCACGCTATGGCGAAGTATCTGATTTCGTTTCCGAGCCCCGCGATGACGGTGACCGCCGAGTAGCTGCCGACGGTAGCCGACGCAGCACACGCCGTCATCCAGGAAGCGAAGGTTGCCGGCGTCTACGTCTTCGGCGGCGGAATCGACGAGTCTGTTCCGCCGGTCCTGATCGACTCAGACGGAAGCGTGAGCGAAGGTACCTACCCGCAGACCTCGCAGATCGAGGGCGGCTACACGGTGCTGGAGTTGCCCTTTCGCGAGGCGGCAGTGTAGTGGGCAGCAAGGATCGCCACCGCGTGCCGCTGCTCGCAGGAGTTGCGTGAGTTCGCATATGACCCGATGGCCTAGGTGTTGTGGGTCATGACGTTGTGGTCACGTGGCAGGGATGAGGGAACGGGCCTCTGACCGGCACGATGGGTGGTGTCGAAGCCGTCCATCTGCTGGAAGAGACCCGTTCCATGACCCACCGTAATTCCCCGCTGACCCCTGCCGGAAGACAGCGCCTGGTCGATCGTGCCAAAGATGATGGCCGGCCGATTGCTCACGTGGCCGCCGAAGCCGGTATTGCCCGGGCGACCCTGACGAAGTGGGTCCACCGCTACCGCGCCGAGGGCATCGAGGCCCTGAAGGACCGCTCCAGTGCTCCTGCCCGCCGGCCCTCCCGGCTGCCGAGCGTGGTCATTGAGCTCATTGACTCCTGGCGGCGCGAGCACAAGTGGTCTGCCCGCCGCATCGCACTCGAACGGGCCGAGCGTGGCCATCACTACAGCGTGCGCACCATCGGGCGCTGGCTGAAGCGGCTAGGGATCTCGCGCCGTAGGGACCTCGATCCCAGCGGGGACAACAACCGCGAACCAGGCAGAATCATCGCGCGGTTCCCCGGCCACATGGTCCACCTGGACGTCAAGAAGGTCGGGAAGATCCCCCACGGCGGCGGCTGGCGCCTCCACGGCCGCGGCAGCGCCCAGACCCTGGCCGGCAAGCGGGCCCACAAGCAGCGCACCGGCTACGCCTACCTGCACTCAGCCATCGATGGCTACTCCCGCCTGGCCTACACCGAAGCCCTCGACGATGAAACAGCTGCCACCACGATCGGGTTCTTCGCCCGGGCCAGGGCCTTCTAGGCCGCCCACGGCATCAACCGCATGGTCCGCGTGGTCACCGACAACGGCTCCAACTACCGTGCCCGCACCTTCGCCCGAACCATCACCGCGCACGCCTCGCGCCACCAGCGCACCCGCGCCGGCACAACGGGAAAGCCGAGCGCTACCAGCGCATCCTTGCCGAGGAATGTCTCTACGCCCGCGCCTACACCTTCGAGGACCAGCGCCGCGAAGCGATCAGCGTCTGGGTCCACCACTACAACTACCATCGGCCCCACACCGCCTGCGCCGATCAGCCCCCGGCCACCCGCGTCCACGAACGCGTCACCAACGTCATCACCTCATACACCTAGTGCGCTAACCTCCTACTGAACTGCGCCCGCAGCAAAGCCGACGACGGTCCCATTCGCATCGTGCGCACACTCTCCAGGGCTCGCCGCCAGACTTGACATAATCGATGCAGGCTACCAGCACAAAGGATGCCCATGTTTGGAATTTCTCTTCTAGTTGCCCTCTTGGCTGTCGTTCTTACTTGGGGCACTCCCGTCGTCTGGGTTTCCTCAGTCTTTGCGATTATCGCGCTCTGGGCTTTCGGAGTGTCCGCAAACTTCAGGCACGAAAGGCACAATATCCCTAACACGGTTGCACTAGCGTCGATGGTGGCATTCCTCGCATCCGTGGTGCTGGCCATCGTGGGCATGGTCCTCTAGATCGATCACACCGTCCCCTCTGCCTGCAAGACCTCCCAGCTCGCAGCTGCGATCTGTTGCGCCCCCGGCCGATCAGTGAATCGCTCTGCCAGCGTGCGCGCTGCGAGGCCGGGCGGCAACGCAGCAGAGAACTTGAGCGCATCGACTGCTGCTCTATCGATCGCTGGCACCGCTTCAGCCACGTTTGCGCGGCGGATATCGTCCAGACTCACGATGCCCTCGAGGGCGAGATACTCGTTATCCATCGAAGCCACCGGCGCGCCGAGAGCTGCAGCAAACGTGGCGTTGGCTCGTAAGCCGGCCCACGTCCATAGTTCGCGTCCGGCGGGCTTGTCTCGGATGACCAGAGCGTTCGCGGAAACGTCGGCCTGATCGTCCTCTCTCAGGCCTGCCAGCGCCTTCTTCGCCCGCGCAGACAACGTCACGCCGGGGGTTGCCCCAAGCAGGACATCCCGTTGAGCTCGCATGAGCTCGAAGGAGAGCGCGATCGGGCCGCTGGTCCACCTGACATCGCCACGCCTGGGTTCTGGATGTACATCGACGACGAAACGTCTCCAGTCCACGTCCAGTACGCGCCACCCATATCCGTTCAATACCAGGGGTTTGGTTCCGCGCTCAGACTCTGGGGGCAAAGCCAATGGTGAAACGAAGCCAATCTCCTTGGTTCCGGCGAGGACCCGCAACTGCTTCTCGACCGTGAACGAGGAGAGGAGATCCATGAAGTGACGGCGTCCGAAGTTTTTCTCGGCTGATGGACCGATCATCAGCAAGTCACCGTCCGCGGCGAGGAACTCTTCGTTTTGGAGATACTGCAGTACTTCTTCACCATCGTCCATGAGCGCGAGATCACCCCACCAGGATCTCCAGCAGTGTGCACCGAACGACCCCTCCTGCAACGCCACCGCCAGCAGCTGCTGGGCAGTCAGGTGTCTCGGTTGCGGCGGTGGTGCGACGGGCTCCACGAAGCCACGCTCCCACAGCAGCAGGATGGCGGCGGCAAGCGGCAACTGGTTCCGCTCAGTCACTAGGAAGAGCATGTTCCTCTCGGAGCCCGAGCGCCGCCCGGTGCGCCCGAGTCGCTGCAAGAAGGAGGCAACTGTCCGAGGTGAATCGACTTGGATAACTCGATCCAAGTCTCCGATGTCGACTCCCAGCTCGAGCGTCGAGGTGGCCACGATCACGCAGTTCCGCGACTCTGCGAATGCCCGTTCGCTGCGCCGCCTTTCCTCGACGGCCAGCGACGAGTGCGACAGGAAGGTCTCCACTCCTAGCTCACGCAACTCGTAGGAGAGCTCCTCCGATTTGCGTCTCGACTCGAGGAAGACGAGCCTCTTCTCACCCTGGTGCAGCGCCGTGGCGCGGCCCACGGCTTACGCCGAGAAACCCTGCGCATGGTGGTGGGTTAAAGCGACAATGGCATCTTCTTCGCAGGAGTATCGAGCTGGTTGGGGACTGTGCGGCGAGTGGAGGTCCGAGCCAGGGCGAGTAGGCGATCCCCGGCCATCCCGTCACCCGATCGCCGTAAACTTCCCCCATGTGCGGACGCTTCGCTCAGGCCACTGGTGATCGCGGGCTGATCGACGCCTTCTCCATCCATCAGGTGATGGCATCCGAGCTCGGACCGTCCTGGAACGTGGCGCCCACGCACCCGGCGTACGTGATCCTCGAGCGCTACGAGGACGCCGCCGGGCCGGTCACCGATGCCACCGCGGCCTCCCCCGCCCTCACCCGCCAGCTCCGCACTCTGCGCTGGGGCCTCGTGCCCTCCTGGGCCAAGGACCCCGCCATCGGCTCTCGCATGATCAACGCCCGATCCGAGACCGTGACGGAGAAGCCCTCCTTCCGCACCGCCGCAGGCAAACGCCGCTGCCTGGTGCCCGCCGCCGGCTACTACGAATGGCAGAAGCTCGGAACCGGCTCGCGCCCGCGCAAGCAGCCCTACTTCCTGCACGGCGGCGATCTCGACACCCCGCCGGGCAGCGAGCCGCTGCTCGCCTTCGCCGGCCTCTACGAAGCCTGGCGGGATCCGTCCTTGCCCGAGGACCACCCGGATCCCTGGCTGCGGACCTTCACCGTCCTCACCCGCCCCGCCACCGACGCCCTCGGCCACATCCACGACCGCTCCCCCGTGCTCGTCCCACGCGAGCTGCACGGCGACTGGCTCGACCCCGACCTCACCGAGGTCGACTCTCTTATGGCGGCCATCCCGGAGCCGCACCTCTCTCCGAGGCCGGTCTCCCCCGCCGTCGGGAACGTGGGCAACAACGGCGCTCACCTCATCGAGCCCATCGAACTGGACGGAGCGCCGCCTTCCGACTCCTCCACCGATAGCCCCTGAGCCGACTCCAGGAGGATGATGGAGCCATGTTCACCGCCATCGTCATCATCACCGCCGACACGTCCCGGATCCCCGAGGTGGCCCAGGAGGTCGCCGAAATCGAGGGCATCAGCGAAGTCTACTCCGTCACCGGCGAGCCCGACCTCATCGCGATCGCCCGCGTGAAGGAACACGAGGACCTCGCCGGCGTCGTCGCCGACCGGCTCAGCAAGGTCGAGGGGGTGCGCAACACCATCACGCATATCGCCTTCAAGGCCTACT contains:
- a CDS encoding GDSL-type esterase/lipase family protein, with product MIEVDLGRTVEFRGVVRVERTARGWLPRRLSEEAFQRLPDRFMRAAVGQSAGIRLAMRTDATRMRLRVAAMKMVENPELPLPEAWYDVTVEGQVIASASSDVGSRYLFSFESSIEGIVPGPDSELEFELPGGGERELEIWLPYTDEVEVLGLWADRSVLTPEPSGRLRWLHHGSSISHGYNSSRTTTTWPVVAARLLGLDLTSFGFSGNAMLDQMTARTIRDTPADLITLKLGINVVNGDAMRLRVFRAAVQGFLDTIRDGHPTTPVVVISPVCCPPVESCPGPTVFEEGREPQWVTTAGRPEEIAAGKLSLGVIREELAAIVEARQVEDPFLGYLDGSRLYGPEDAVRLPMPDNLHPDDAVAELIATRFAELVRWPGAEEPAQA
- a CDS encoding DUF4185 domain-containing protein produces the protein MALPDSPLVAGVRDLGTQFLDNDVDISGQDAVTSVELPDDRTFWIFGDTLEGPFDTVRHMPLTEVLSNTGAIVPKHDISEGIKQFTYLTGPDGTRARQLIRFEPPEHRSTQRLWAIHGTHQRGNLYLYYHRITMDQKLDVFETFQLDGMGIARAGADFHFERLVAPDGTREFWKGDEPGFGVFIQEADGWLYLWGSVQPEEKSSGVMYLARVRPDELEHLDAYEYLVAAPTVEQPDSEPEWSKAWAPSAPLFDNVPNEMSAAWNDHLGCYVSLTTYRRENILVIRTAPQMWGPWSEPEVVYRPEKTNEKSLFNAGKEHPEFARESGKVTYMTFIDSEVYVPHLIEITYA
- a CDS encoding helicase-related protein, whose amino-acid sequence is MGRATALHQGEKRLVFLESRRKSEELSYELRELGVETFLSHSSLAVEERRRSERAFAESRNCVIVATSTLELGVDIGDLDRVIQVDSPRTVASFLQRLGRTGRRSGSERNMLFLVTERNQLPLAAAILLLWERGFVEPVAPPPQPRHLTAQQLLAVALQEGSFGAHCWRSWWGDLALMDDGEEVLQYLQNEEFLAADGDLLMIGPSAEKNFGRRHFMDLLSSFTVEKQLRVLAGTKEIGFVSPLALPPESERGTKPLVLNGYGWRVLDVDWRRFVVDVHPEPRRGDVRWTSGPIALSFELMRAQRDVLLGATPGVTLSARAKKALAGLREDDQADVSANALVIRDKPAGRELWTWAGLRANATFAAALGAPVASMDNEYLALEGIVSLDDIRRANVAEAVPAIDRAAVDALKFSAALPPGLAARTLAERFTDRPGAQQIAAASWEVLQAEGTV
- a CDS encoding SOS response-associated peptidase produces the protein MCGRFAQATGDRGLIDAFSIHQVMASELGPSWNVAPTHPAYVILERYEDAAGPVTDATAASPALTRQLRTLRWGLVPSWAKDPAIGSRMINARSETVTEKPSFRTAAGKRRCLVPAAGYYEWQKLGTGSRPRKQPYFLHGGDLDTPPGSEPLLAFAGLYEAWRDPSLPEDHPDPWLRTFTVLTRPATDALGHIHDRSPVLVPRELHGDWLDPDLTEVDSLMAAIPEPHLSPRPVSPAVGNVGNNGAHLIEPIELDGAPPSDSSTDSP
- a CDS encoding Lrp/AsnC family transcriptional regulator — encoded protein: MFTAIVIITADTSRIPEVAQEVAEIEGISEVYSVTGEPDLIAIARVKEHEDLAGVVADRLSKVEGVRNTITHIAFKAYSRHDLAQAFNIGLD